The Sporomusa termitida genome has a window encoding:
- a CDS encoding GTP-binding protein: MHILLFGGFLGSGKTTLILQVAKYLTDSRRQTVAIIENEIGAAGVDDKLFSDRGLQVKRLFGGCVCCQIGTDLISAMDEIYTAVKPDWLIIEMTGLAYPSKTAGMIRKYSKVYSAFKTVTIVDRGRWSELVAMLKPLVIGQVAGSDLIVLNKADLAGEEIQKIKCDLQDIDPGLRVVSVSAIRELPAAVLEEVINCE, from the coding sequence ATGCATATTTTGCTTTTTGGCGGCTTTCTGGGGTCAGGCAAGACCACGCTTATTTTGCAGGTGGCAAAATATCTGACCGACAGCCGCCGGCAGACCGTTGCTATAATTGAAAATGAGATCGGCGCCGCCGGGGTTGACGACAAACTTTTTTCCGACCGCGGGCTGCAGGTAAAACGGCTGTTTGGCGGTTGCGTCTGCTGCCAGATTGGCACGGATTTGATCAGTGCCATGGACGAAATTTATACGGCAGTGAAACCGGACTGGCTGATTATTGAAATGACCGGCCTGGCCTATCCCTCGAAAACGGCCGGCATGATAAGAAAATACAGTAAGGTATATTCCGCTTTTAAGACGGTTACTATTGTTGACCGGGGACGGTGGTCGGAGCTGGTGGCGATGTTAAAACCGCTGGTGATTGGACAAGTGGCGGGAAGTGACCTGATTGTGCTTAATAAAGCCGATCTTGCCGGTGAAGAGATCCAGAAGATCAAATGTGATTTGCAGGACATTGATCCCGGCCTCCGGGTTGTCAGTGTCAGCGCTATCCGGGAATTGCCCGCTGCCGTGCTGGAGGAGGTTATCAACTGTGAATAG
- a CDS encoding methyltetrahydrofolate cobalamin methyltransferase — protein sequence MIIVGELINSSRKAIAAAIEAQDVETIQKVARDELTAGANYIDVNAGVFVGKEADYLKWLVKIVQEAVDAPCCIDSPDPKCVEQALAVHKGTAMVNSISLEKERYNALLPVVAGTDLKVVALCMSDDGMPETTEARLKIADKLINNLTQHNVPLDNIYVDALVQPIATSDSFGIEFLDAIQAIMNNYPGVHSICGLSNISYGLPNRKFMNQLFAVMGIAKGLDGLIINPLDKAMMASIITAETLAGRDNFCVNYLEAYRSDAFVW from the coding sequence ATGATCATTGTCGGAGAACTGATTAATTCCAGCCGTAAAGCCATCGCGGCGGCGATAGAAGCCCAGGATGTTGAAACCATTCAAAAAGTAGCCAGAGATGAGCTGACAGCCGGAGCAAATTATATTGACGTGAATGCCGGAGTTTTCGTTGGCAAGGAAGCAGATTACCTGAAATGGCTGGTTAAGATTGTGCAAGAAGCTGTAGATGCTCCCTGTTGCATTGACAGTCCTGACCCGAAATGCGTAGAACAGGCTCTTGCGGTTCATAAGGGAACAGCGATGGTCAACTCAATCTCTTTGGAGAAAGAGCGGTATAATGCTTTGCTGCCTGTTGTTGCCGGCACCGATCTTAAGGTGGTGGCGTTATGCATGAGTGATGACGGCATGCCGGAGACTACCGAGGCCAGATTGAAAATTGCCGATAAACTGATCAATAATTTAACCCAGCATAATGTGCCGTTGGATAATATTTATGTCGATGCCCTGGTCCAGCCGATTGCTACCAGCGATTCCTTCGGGATCGAGTTTTTAGATGCGATCCAGGCCATTATGAATAACTATCCAGGCGTGCATTCTATTTGCGGGTTATCCAATATTTCCTACGGATTGCCTAACCGTAAATTCATGAATCAGCTGTTTGCGGTCATGGGGATTGCCAAAGGGTTGGACGGGTTGATTATTAATCCGCTGGACAAAGCGATGATGGCCAGTATTATTACGGCTGAAACACTGGCCGGCCGTGATAATTTTTGTGTAAACTATCTTGAGGCCTATCGCAGCGACGCTTTTGTCTGGTAA
- a CDS encoding methyltransferase MtaB domain-containing protein yields MARTYDKLAYNSLNDFVYGSAPNPVKCKNGMVIGGGEIYPELNFTLPPMEVNAGTIPEIKEIYSEMINGVLKRAKELYAPGLVVEFEMLPEMTLVPEWGIEVSNLLRNAMSEYEAKYGLKSALRSTPGDVREFKRPPLMRSGEIFDNLLRTIEGSAKGGADFIAIESTGGKEIHDEALVNADLTKVIFALGIMGTRDMKFLWEHIVRISAEHGALAAGDTACGFANTAMVLAHKGFIPNVFAAVVRVASAARTLAAYEAGAVGPNKDCGYEGVYAKAIAGIPIAMEGKSAACAHLSAVGNIAAAVADLWSNESVTNVRLLSDIAPVVSIEQLIYDCRLMNVAKQKGYGITFRDLLADSDSKWDPQAYILRPDVVFDISRELVKAKTPFLRTKAGAKLAIDAIRKAVDNKEVFIAEREKNWLDIMDDQVAAIPDDEEKFWHEVKGDLELDKFIPSEYELD; encoded by the coding sequence ATGGCAAGAACGTATGATAAACTGGCTTATAATTCTTTGAACGATTTTGTCTATGGCAGTGCACCCAATCCTGTTAAATGCAAAAACGGGATGGTGATTGGTGGCGGTGAAATTTATCCGGAATTAAATTTTACCCTGCCGCCGATGGAAGTGAACGCAGGCACGATACCGGAAATCAAAGAGATTTACAGTGAAATGATTAATGGGGTGCTGAAACGGGCGAAAGAATTGTATGCACCGGGGCTTGTGGTGGAATTTGAAATGCTGCCGGAGATGACTCTTGTCCCGGAATGGGGCATTGAAGTCAGTAATCTGCTGCGCAATGCCATGTCTGAATATGAAGCCAAATACGGGTTGAAAAGCGCTCTGCGCAGTACGCCCGGTGATGTGCGGGAATTTAAGCGGCCGCCGCTGATGCGCAGTGGCGAAATCTTTGATAATCTGCTGCGGACAATTGAAGGTTCCGCTAAAGGCGGAGCCGACTTTATCGCCATTGAGTCAACCGGCGGCAAAGAGATCCATGACGAGGCGCTGGTGAATGCCGATCTGACCAAGGTTATCTTTGCCTTAGGGATTATGGGTACGCGCGATATGAAATTCCTGTGGGAGCACATTGTACGGATCTCGGCGGAGCATGGGGCTCTGGCTGCCGGTGATACTGCCTGTGGCTTTGCCAATACGGCGATGGTCCTGGCCCACAAAGGTTTTATCCCCAATGTGTTCGCGGCGGTAGTACGGGTAGCCAGTGCGGCTAGAACCCTTGCTGCTTATGAAGCCGGTGCGGTTGGTCCGAATAAGGATTGTGGTTATGAAGGCGTGTACGCCAAAGCCATTGCCGGTATTCCGATCGCTATGGAAGGAAAATCAGCGGCCTGCGCCCACCTGAGTGCTGTCGGCAATATTGCCGCCGCGGTGGCCGATCTCTGGAGCAATGAATCAGTGACTAACGTCCGGCTCTTGTCTGACATCGCCCCGGTCGTTTCGATTGAGCAGTTGATTTATGATTGCCGGCTGATGAATGTGGCTAAACAAAAGGGCTATGGGATTACCTTCCGGGATCTACTGGCAGACTCTGACTCCAAATGGGACCCGCAGGCTTATATTTTGCGGCCTGACGTTGTCTTTGACATCAGCAGGGAGCTGGTCAAGGCCAAGACACCTTTCCTCAGGACCAAAGCCGGGGCGAAGCTGGCCATTGATGCCATCAGAAAGGCCGTCGACAACAAAGAAGTCTTTATTGCCGAACGGGAGAAGAACTGGCTGGACATTATGGATGACCAGGTGGCCGCTATTCCTGATGATGAAGAGAAATTCTGGCATGAAGTGAAAGGCGATTTGGAACTGGATAAGTTTATTCCGTCCGAGTATGAGCTGGACTGA
- a CDS encoding cobalamin B12-binding domain-containing protein — protein MDLNQLSLTVQKGSTAKVKELVSDALAQNVSPTEILNEGLIQAMAVVGEKFKNNEVYVPEMLMAAKAMNAGMQVLEPILTATGVKPIGKAVIGTVKGDLHDIGKNLVRMMLKGAGIEMYDLGIDVSAQAFLNKAKEVGADMVCLSALLTTTMPYMDSVIKEFEKDGVRSQFVFMIGGAPVSETYAKTIKADYYAEDAVVAVDVAKKILAKKQ, from the coding sequence ATGGATCTAAATCAACTTTCACTTACTGTGCAAAAAGGAAGTACTGCCAAGGTAAAAGAGCTGGTGTCTGATGCTCTGGCCCAGAACGTATCACCAACCGAAATCTTAAATGAAGGCTTGATTCAGGCGATGGCGGTAGTAGGAGAAAAGTTTAAAAATAACGAAGTGTATGTACCGGAGATGTTAATGGCAGCGAAGGCCATGAATGCCGGCATGCAGGTTCTGGAGCCTATTTTGACGGCTACCGGTGTTAAGCCTATCGGCAAGGCTGTTATTGGTACCGTAAAAGGTGATTTGCATGATATCGGCAAGAATCTGGTACGGATGATGCTGAAGGGTGCGGGGATTGAGATGTATGATTTAGGGATAGACGTATCTGCCCAGGCGTTTTTAAATAAAGCCAAAGAGGTAGGGGCTGATATGGTCTGCCTGTCGGCCCTGCTTACGACAACAATGCCTTATATGGACAGCGTAATCAAGGAATTTGAAAAAGACGGCGTGCGCAGCCAGTTTGTGTTTATGATCGGCGGTGCTCCTGTCAGTGAAACCTATGCCAAGACCATCAAAGCCGACTATTACGCGGAAGACGCTGTTGTGGCCGTGGATGTTGCTAAAAAAATACTGGCAAAGAAACAATAA
- a CDS encoding corrinoid protein: MIYTEITEKVKAGDAEAVIELCCKALSQGYPALAVLEKGLIVGMDLVADKFSHRRVIVPEVLMSSRAMHAGLTILEPQLKHRAKRPTTGTIVIGTVAGDLHDIGKNLVKLTVMGTGAHIVDLGIDVTPQKFIQAVDKTKAEILMMAALLTTTMPVMRKVINALEEARMRQGMIVAIGGAPVDEAFARAIGADCYFKCAKDAKSFLEHNLNKIVLRRKLAT; this comes from the coding sequence ATGATTTATACGGAAATTACTGAGAAAGTCAAGGCCGGCGATGCAGAAGCCGTAATCGAACTTTGTTGCAAAGCTTTATCCCAGGGGTATCCGGCCCTTGCCGTACTGGAAAAAGGGCTTATTGTCGGTATGGACCTGGTTGCCGATAAATTCAGCCACAGGCGGGTCATTGTCCCTGAGGTATTAATGTCCTCGCGGGCCATGCATGCCGGCCTGACTATCCTGGAACCGCAGCTGAAACATAGAGCCAAACGGCCGACAACAGGTACCATCGTGATTGGTACTGTGGCCGGAGACCTGCATGATATTGGCAAAAATCTGGTAAAGTTAACGGTAATGGGGACCGGTGCCCATATTGTCGATTTGGGGATTGATGTCACGCCGCAGAAATTTATTCAGGCTGTGGATAAAACGAAGGCCGAGATCCTGATGATGGCGGCATTGCTGACAACGACGATGCCGGTAATGCGCAAGGTGATCAATGCTTTAGAGGAAGCGCGGATGCGGCAGGGCATGATTGTAGCCATCGGCGGGGCGCCGGTGGATGAAGCCTTTGCCCGGGCTATCGGGGCCGATTGTTACTTTAAATGCGCTAAGGATGCCAAAAGCTTTTTGGAGCATAATCTAAATAAGATTGTATTAAGACGGAAACTGGCTACATAG